GTTTCCATTCAATAGACTCATCAATGATTTGATGAATTATCCATACAACATTCACTGCTCCAACTGTTGCGTTGTTCCCTATATGGATTTCCTCACTGCCACTCATCCTCTTTTCTTTCATTATTATTTCCACATTCTCGTtcttatttacaaaaataaaaaaaattatttcaattatCTTCATTTTCTCTTATAAGATTTAAGATCATATTGTTGAAATTTAAgttcaaattaaaatattatttattacacAATGAAGTAAAACTAGATCAattcaattatgattaagacAGCGGCCACATTTGTATACATTCAACATAAAAATTCTTGTGATTTAGTCTCGcggatcaattttatgagacatatactCTCTTTGTATCACCTACgaaaatttattgatttttattgtaaatatgagtatGATTGACATCTCTCGcgaataaagatttgtgagatcgATGATATTCATAAATTAGATGTTATATAAGATTTGATAAGATGGTTTTTCTATATCTATAGTTATAAATGTGAAAATTTAAACATACtctattatattaaataaaataataataatttaataaaatgctCGCTGAGATTTTGAATGGTGATCGATACATTCATAACTTTTGAGctgaataaaattcaaattttattcaGGAAACTCTTGAATATGCATTCAAATAAATATCAAAcatataataaaaacaaaatacagtatattttttaattttataaaaattatatcataattTAGGAGAGACAGGCACTGTGAGTGGAAAAGAATTGGTCCGAATGTCAAATTGACATCAAATATCCAAAGAGTAAAAGACATCCATCATTTAACCTTTGAATAGCTCCACACTTGGCGTTGTCCCCTCCCCAACATTTGCATTTTGAACTCAATATAAACTTGCTTCGCAATAAAGTTCTTGATGATTGTATATACGGATTTGAATAATTCTCATCTCTTAAGTTAGTTTTTGAAGTATGGTTAAACCCAAATCTCAATCTTAACATAATATCAGAGCCATTGTATGATCCTGACTCAGGCTCCCCGTTATGTATTGGACTGTCATATGACAATCCTATAATATATTGTAAACTAAACGCTCCAGTTGTTCATTCATGTGCGTGAAGAGTGTGTAAAATGTCTCACACCGTCTTGTTTATATGGACGTGGACAATCTCTTCCATTGAACTAGTTTTTGGGATGAAGTTAGATCCAAATCTCAATATCAAGTGAACAAGATTTCGATTAAACTCAAATGACCAATTGAATTATTGGGTGATCCATTTTTTTCTCAACATAATATTGGTTTAGTCAGTATATCGAACCAACTGATTTTAACTCGATTCGGATTATTTTATTCCTGAAAAATGTAGACAAGTTATATATGATGAAAAAGATTCGGTTTAAtcgatttttaaatattttgacgTGATCCATAATCCATTCGATCAATTGTGTACCCCCTACTGATACTCGGTTTTAATTTTGGTGAGCACGTGAAACTTATTTAAAGTTGGATGAATATTACCTGGGCCTAAAGTTCAAAATATTGATCTGTCCATTAAACCAAATTTGGGCCTTAAGTAAATAATAAACGGCCCACGTTATCAGAATATatggttgaatttattaattggATCCAACGTGtcaaatattttataaacaTCCATATCTGGTTCACGCATCCCAAGCAAAATCTTGCGTCATCGTTCCCAGAAAAGCTTTCATTTTTTCTCTGATCGATCATCTTCCCGTAATTTGCTGCTTTTGTTATCTGGTTCAATCAAAATCATGCATCAGGGTTCGGATGTTCTTCAACGCATTGCGAGAATATCAGCTCACCTTAATCCTCCTATGGACGAACTTCAGGTATGTGATTAACGTTTGATTTCATTTCCCTTTGATTTTTTTCAATTCCCGGGGGTTTTATTATCGATATGGCATGACTGTGCTAAGTTGAGAAGTTCTTAGTTAAATGGATTCAGTTTACTTCAATTTGTAATTTTTACGATTGATGAAGTTCTTGATCGGGTAATTTCTGATTTCTCTATGAAAAAGTTGTTTGTTCTggctggtttaggattctggaTTATTTTCACTTGAAAATCTTTGGGAAAAAGAAATTCTACGCATGTATACCCTAGCATTGCTGCTTCCCAAAAATTAGAAAACAAACTTAGAATTTCTTGTTAATTTGGGTCCCAAATACAAGAAGATGTTCGTTCTGAATTTTATATTCATCCCCCATGCTTGTTATTcctgtatgtatgtgtgcataaagATTAGGGGGAGTTCGAGTATAAGTCGTGTGGATTGCCGGGCAAAAGGTGGGTCTGTGGGATTCAAAGTGGCAATATTGGGGGCGGCCGGAGGCATAGGACAGCCTTTGGCAATGCTGATGAAGATGAATCCTTTGGTTTCTGTGCTTCATTTGTACGATGTAGTCAACACTCCAGGCGTAACATCAGATATCAGCCATATGGATACTGGTGCTGTGGTAATTTCAACTTCAATCTCTTTATTGTTTCTGTTTTGTTTTAAGTTCCTTATGCTTAAGTATCTGGAAGAATTCAATCTGcagttttcaattaatttattatatggtTTCAATTCACTGGTAGAATAAAAATGGTCTGATGTGATGCATCATATCGTTGTGCTAAAGTTTCCCATGGTGCTTCGTAGGTCTAGCATTTCCCCATTTTAACACATTTTGGATACTTTATTGGAAGAAACTCGTTCATGATCCAGTGAAACATGTTTTCATATCTAATAAGTGAAATAAAATGTGTCAAATGACTGATTCTTGTCACTTGTCAGCTTATATTTTAAATCCAAACTGGTATTGAAAACGTCATTTATGCCCTCATACATCTCTGAAGATGATCTTACCGCAATGGAAAAACTAGGCTACTTGAATATGACTCTCAACTTATGGATATGTAGGTCCGCGGTTTTCTTGGTCCACAACAGTTGGAGGATGCACTAACTGGCATGGACCTTATAATCATTCCTGCTGGTGTTCCCAGGAAACCAGGAATGACAAGGGACGATCTTTTCAACATCAATGCAGGGATAGTTAAAACTCTTTGTTTGGGAATTGCTAAGTGCTGTCCAAAGGCCATTGTCAACTTAATTAGTAATCCTGTGAACTCCACAGTTCCAATTGCAGCTGAGGTTTTCAAGAAAGCTGGCACCTTTGACCCTAGACGTCTACTTGGTGTCACGAAGCTTGATGTAGTCAGAGCTAATACATTTGTGGTAAGAAATTTTATCTCTGTTGTCTGTAGTTGAATCTcattttgcacttaatttatccTTAATCGATCTATGTGTTCTGTTAATTGTGACTAGTTAACTGTATTGCGTGGAATTTAATTTGCATGCCCTTCACACCTTAATTCTCCGTTTTGCCTGTGAGTATATTTTCTGTTGTTTATCTACATTTTCCATTTTATATGGAATGGAACGTCTATGTTTGAAGGCCGAAGTTTTGGGACTAGATCCGCGAGAAGTTGATGTCCCGGTCATAGGAGGCCACGCTGGTGTGACAATTTTACCTGTTCTCTCCCAGGTTGAACTATACAATTTCCCAATAGGAACGCTCTTAGTGACAATTGGCCGATAAATTATATTGTGGAATGTAGGTTAAACCTTCTGTTTCTTTCACCCAAGAGGAAACCGAGCATCTGACTTCTCGCATTCAGAATGGAGGGACTGAAGTTGTTGAGGTAAGCATGTTTCTTGCTTtgaatttcaaactgaacaccctTCCTTTTGCATTGATGCCATCTGGAAATCTTAGGTGGCTTTTGGCTGAACTcgatctttttttaaaaaaaaattatcaacaAATTATTTCATGTTTTAAGTTTGCTCTATAAAGTACAAAATGATGCGATCAAATAAATTATtgattaagattggaaaatagAATCGGGGCCTTCAGACGTTGAGAATTATGTGATTCGATATTTCTATCAAGAAATTGCACGCATGAAATGGCCATCAGAGGAAGTAGAGTTATGCAAGGCAAAGGCCTGCACATTGGTTTTTAagataaattatgatttttttatgtaaCAGGCCAAAGCTGGAGCTGGATCTGCAACACTTTCAATGGTAGGCTCCAGTGTTTGCAATATTACCATCATTTTAACTGAATTCTACCATGAAACaggtttcaccgttattttctaAGCCAGTGAGCTGAATGATAACTGTGAAAAACGTTACAGGCCTATTCTGCTGTAAAATTTGCTGATGCGTGCTTGCGAGGCATGAGGGGAGATGCAGGTGTCGTTGAGTGTGCTTTTGTTTCATCTCAGGCATGTGTTTAAATACTCTATCTGTGAAATTCACCGGTCTTTTGATTCCACTGGAATGAAACTATTCTTTTTGGTCTTTCAGGTTACTGAACTTCCTTTCTTTGCTTCAAAAGTACAACTCGGGCGCAATG
This Primulina eburnea isolate SZY01 chromosome 2, ASM2296580v1, whole genome shotgun sequence DNA region includes the following protein-coding sequences:
- the LOC140823624 gene encoding malate dehydrogenase, glyoxysomal-like, translating into MHQGSDVLQRIARISAHLNPPMDELQIRGSSSISRVDCRAKGGSVGFKVAILGAAGGIGQPLAMLMKMNPLVSVLHLYDVVNTPGVTSDISHMDTGAVVRGFLGPQQLEDALTGMDLIIIPAGVPRKPGMTRDDLFNINAGIVKTLCLGIAKCCPKAIVNLISNPVNSTVPIAAEVFKKAGTFDPRRLLGVTKLDVVRANTFVAEVLGLDPREVDVPVIGGHAGVTILPVLSQVKPSVSFTQEETEHLTSRIQNGGTEVVEAKAGAGSATLSMAYSAVKFADACLRGMRGDAGVVECAFVSSQVTELPFFASKVQLGRNGVEAIYSLGPLNEYERVGLEKAKKELASSIEKGISFVNK